A genomic window from Glycine soja cultivar W05 chromosome 10, ASM419377v2, whole genome shotgun sequence includes:
- the LOC114369309 gene encoding probable disease resistance protein RF9, with protein MADLAVSFIVSAVANNLTGFLVQESARALKSVRSRVEWIAKELRCMLAFIEHLESREGSNPNQLELVEDIRIVALDAQDVMETFQRRRRKGVMYWFCKYKLGRELDKISNRMRQISERIRNSESDQTSIVPTVETPGVRATTIVSPALEKLDHILTQNLIIRDEELIEIVEHVRDDVLVDIKNAVSNLNSTTGELSQRENVWLEEVKEVCDYTVGVAEKFIARTEKRSSMGRLCQFLYLFELYASKHEFMKKMKYICTQFEDALYRRWTFFGKDMGAKMGSRSTPVPSVSLVALVKAQILFFFFNLVFSLLHLYVFLTKLESAIHAREPRTTVRNPFLYCIYAMLCVALLVLHFEAFITLLVGYLLCTVIEWILFMLRSLEPNLKNTKRYLAIICALFSDIDSVEGLILNGRQKVWVDQLRSVTRKGHCLVAGGPKDGFLYTINRIRFAWYVEELLREIIDISDRKNNYAIANIQGRKESLLSIQGSQSETIVEHNDTSGTGVNSRAPPAASSYRHITGLKRKFQLITGEKQLMDALSRDVQEIGELEGRSKIWVQQMEDLARETEPVITKCASELEHKSMIICIMRYYRRHVMMDEIKKIRKKIEDASTRKKAYGLGQLQSQAELSLSTVQILRPKKQPSLILNKQPSPIEIVGFDEEVEVLMNQLLSDEKSRCITSIVGIEGTGKTTLASLIFDNQVVKDNFDCRVWVSVPPSCTVEQLLQEVAEEAAKQIMGGQQDRWTTQVVFTTLANTKYLIVVDGIKTSHVLDTLRETIPDKSTRSRFLLTTCNANVLQQAGTRSFVLPIQLLDDENSWILFTRILRDVPLEQTDAEKEIVNCGGLPSEILKMSELLLHEDAREQSIIGQNPWSETLNTVCMNLPSYLRRCLFYFKLFPADFGIPVRRLIVLWVAEGLVHQGEDQGPPELIAEKYLAELIDLNMVQIAKRKPNGKVKTCRLPNPFREFLLNAAVPTNSRIRQVADRFDENDTWHRHIHGNTTTSDSASLLTNYKDVLSFLSFDAREGSKPGQDISNFLNLCISSNCLLLLRVLDLEGVYKAKLPKNIGRLTRLRYLGLRWTYVESLPSSISSLLKLQTLDLKYTYIHTLTSSIWKMELRHLFLSETYRTKFPPKPKGIRIGSSLSDLQTLWGLFVDEETPVKGGLDKLVNIRKLGITCQSMSKKQEAMESQLDVVADWIVKLDYLQSLRLKSRDEEGRPWNIHLKSLKNHINLTDVYLLGCLSSPSILNQLPSSLVELTLSHSKLEDDPMQTLKDLPNLHSLSLLAESYLGKDLVCSSQSFPQLHVLKFWKLEQLEEWNIEPEALPSLRQLEIRSCPGMKMLPDGLKHVNTLLELKLTNMPMEINTDMHSIPPKCEVHRDDSQ; from the coding sequence ATGGCTGACCTTGCAGTTAGTTTCATCGTATCAGCGGTTGCAAACAATCTAACTGGTTTCCTCGTTCAAGAATCGGCACGTGCATTGAAGTCTGTAAGAAGCCGGGTTGAATGGATTGCAAAAGAGCTTAGGTGCATGCTGGCATTCATAGAGCACCTTGAAAGCCGCGAAGGCTCCAATCCCAATCAATTGGAGTTGGTAGAGGATATAAGGATCGTTGCTCTTGATGCACAAGATGTCATGGAAACCTTccaaaggaggaggaggaaaggAGTTATGTATTGGTTTTGCAAATACAAGCTTGGCAGAGAGCTGGATAAGATTAGCAACAGGATGAGACAAATCTCTGAGAGAATAAGGAACTCTGAGTCTGACCAAACAAGCATAGTTCCGACCGTTGAAACTCCAGGAGTGAGAGCCACCACAATAGTATCCCCAGCGCTGGAGAAGCTTGATCACATTCTCACCCAAAATTTAATTATCCGGGATGAGGAGCTGATCGAGATAGTAGAACATGTGAGAGATGACGTTCTTGTTGACATTAAAAATGCTGTGTCTAATTTAAATTCAACAACTGGGGAGTTAAGTCAGAGAGAAAATGTGTGGTTGGAAGAGGTAAAGGAGGTTTGTGATTATACGGTAGGTGTTGCTGAAAAATTCATTGCCAGGACAGAAAAGCGGTCAAGTATGGGGAGGCTTTGCCagttcctctatctttttgagCTTTATGCTTCCAAGCACGAGTTTATGAAGAAGATGAAGTACATCTGCACTCAGTTTGAAGATGCACTTTACAGAAGGTGGACTTTTTTTGGGAAAGACATGGGAGCCAAAATGGGATCGAGATCAACACCTGTTCCAAGTGTGTCACTAGTGGCACTGGTGAAAGCACAAAtcctattcttcttttttaacttGGTTTTTTCCCTTTTGCATTTATATGTGTTTCTAACTAAATTGGAAAGTGCAATACATGCCCGAGAACCCCGAACAACAGTGCGTAACCCTTTCTTGTATTGCATTTATGCTATGCTTTGCGTCGCCTTACTTGTTTTGCATTTCGAGGCATTTATCACTCTCCTAGTCGGTTATTTACTTTGTACAGTTATTGAATGGATTTTGTTTATGTTGAGATCTTTGGAACCAAATTTGAAGAACACCAAAAGATATTTAGCTATAATTTGTGCGTTATTCAGTGATATTGATAGTGTGGAAGGTCTGATTCTGAATGGAAGACAGAAAGTGTGGGTGGATCAATTGAGATCCGTGACTCGGAAGGGCCACTGTCTTGTTGCTGGTGGTCCAAAGGATGGGTTTCTGTATACTATAAACAGAATCAGATTTGCCTGGTACGTCGAAGAGTTATTGAgagaaattattgatatttcagACAGGAAGAACAATTATGCCATTGCAAATATCCAAGGAAGAAAAGAGTCGTTACTAAGCATCCAAGGGAGCCAGAGTGAAACCATAGTTGAACACAATGATACTTCTGGTACGGGTGTAAATTCACGTGCACCACCTGCAGCTTCCTCGTATAGGCACATTACAGGGCTCAAACGGAAATTCCAATTAATCACAGGTGAAAAGCAATTGATGGATGCACTGTCTCGTGATGTCCAAGAGATTGGAGAACTAGAAGGAAGATCCAAAATCTGGGTGCAGCAAATGGAAGATCTTGCTCGTGAAACTGAACCTGTCATTACCAAGTGTGCTAGTGAATTGGAGCATAAATCAATGATAATCTGCATTATGAGATACTATAGGCGGCATGTTATGATGGACGAGATCAAAAAGATTAGAAAGAAAATTGAAGATGCCTCGACAAGAAAAAAGGCGTATGGTTTGGGTCAGCTTCAATCCCAAGCTGAGTTGTCATTGTCGACGGTTCAAATTTTACGTCCGAAGAAGCAACCATCTCTCATTCTTAACAAGCAACCATCTCCCATTGAAATCGTTGGGTTTGATGAAGAAGTAGAGGTTTTGATGAACCAATTACTCTCGGACGAGAAAAGTCGCTGCATTACTTCAATTGTTGGAATTGAAGGTACAGGTAAGACAACACTAGCCAGTTTGATATTTGACAATCAAgttgttaaagataattttgatTGTCGAGTATGGGTGTCAGTGCCTCCAAGTTGTACGGTTGAACAACTTCTACAAGAAGTAGCCGAAGAGGCTGCCAAACAAATTATGGGTGGCCAGCAAGACAGATGGACAACACAAGTTGTATTCACAACTTTGGCGAATACAAAGTATCTCATTGTTGTTGATGGCATCAAAACTTCCCATGTCTTGGATACCTTGAGAGAGACCATACCTGACAAGTCGACAAGAAGCAGATTTCTTCTTACCACTtgcaatgcaaatgtattgcaACAAGCGGGTACAAGATCCTTTGTTCTTCCTATCCAGTTACTAGACGATGAAAATAGTTGGATTCTGTTTACAAGAATTTTGAGGGACGTTCCCTTAGAACAAACAGATGCTGAAAAAGAAATTGTAAATTGTGGGGGCCTGCCATcggaaatattaaaaatgagcGAGTTGCTTTTACATGAAGATGCCAGAGAGCAGTCCATTATAGGTCaaaacccttggtctgaaacaCTTAACACAGTCTGCATGAACTTACCTTCATACCTGAGgagatgtttattttatttcaagctATTCCCTGCTGATTTTGGGATTCCTGTAAGAAGATTGATTGTTTTGTGGGTTGCAGAGGGTCTAGTGCATCAAGGGGAAGACCAAGGGCCACCAGAGCTAATTGCAGAAAAGTACTTGGCAGAGTTGATAGATCTGAACATGGTTCAAATTGCCAAGAGAAAGCCCAATGGCAAGGTGAAAACATGTCGTCTCCCTAATCCTTTTCGTGAATTCTTGCTGAATGCAGCAGTACCAACAAATTCCAGAATACGTCAAGTGGCAGATCGTTTTGACGAAAATGATACCTGGCACAGACATATTCATGGCAACACTACTACAAGTGATTCAGCTTCCCTGTTAACCAACTACAAGGATGTTCTCTCCTTCCTGTCCTTTGATGCTCGAGAAGGAAGTAAACCTGGCCAAGATATAAGTAACTTTCTAAACCTGTGCATCTCGAGCAATTGTCTTCTACTACTGCGGGTGCTTGATCTAGAAGGTGTTTACAAGGCCAAATTGCCTAAAAACATTGGAAGACTTACTCGATTGAGGTATCTTGGCCTAAGATGGACTTATGTAGAGTCACTTCCATCATCTATAAGCAGCTTGCTGAAACTCCAGACTCTTGATCTGAAATACACTTACATACATACTCTAACCAGCTCCATCTGGAAGATGGAACTGAGACACTTGTTCTTGAGTGAAACTTATCGCACCAAATTTCCACCCAAGCCAAAAGGTATACGCATAGGTAGTTCTCTATCTGACCTCCAAACATTGTGGGGACTATTTGTAGACGAAGAGACTCCGGTCAAGGGTGGTCTGGACAAATTGGTCAATATCAGAAAATTGGGAATAACATGCCAATCAATGTCAAAAAAGCAAGAGGCAATGGAATCGCAACTTGATGTAGTAGCTGACTGGATTGTGAAATTAGACTACCTTCAATCACTGAGGCTAAAATCAAGAGATGAAGAAGGTCGACCTTGGAATATACacttgaagtctttgaaaaatcACATTAATCTCACAGACGTGTATTTGCTGGGATGCTTGAGCAGTCCATCCATTTTGAACCAATTGCCCTCAAGCCTTGTTGAACTTACTCTATCACATTCAAAACTAGAGGATGATCCCATGCAAACTTTGAAAGATCTTCCAAATCTTCACTCATTGTCTTTACTTGCAGAATCCTACCTGGGAAAAGATTTGGTTTGCAGTTCTCAAAGCTTTCCTCAGcttcatgttttaaaattttggaagcTGGAGCAATTAGAGGAATGGAATATAGAGCCAGAAGCACTCCCCTCTCTCAGACAGCTGGAAATCCGATCATGTCCGGGCATGAAAATGCTTCCTGATGGACTAAAGCATGTTAACACTCTCCTTGAGTTGAAATTGACAAACATGCCAATGGAAATCAATACTGACATGCATTCCATTCCGCCCAAATGTGAAGTCCACAGAGATGATTCTCAGTAG
- the LOC114370309 gene encoding uncharacterized protein LOC114370309 encodes MKSYDMIPDLTKAVWNVLELRLLVLISFFLQVFLIVFGNRRKCIADARLQVSVWLTYLSADWIATVALGMLSKDSKNPENDPNFIIMAIWAPFLLVHLGGPDTITAYSLEDNELYLRHFLGLLYQLSVAGYVVYISWNGNKLNYVTIPVMVAGIIKYAERTWSLWLGSSQKFRKSILPPPDPGPNYAKFMDDYTAKKAEGYKVKLKVEPTSIVLDHSPGAIANHNVADASSLHDGFYFFTIFERLFADLILSIQDHQNSQHFFKNISWNDAFQVIEVELGLMYDKLYTKAVVTYSRLGFFLKFVSTFCTLSAFVTFCCLIHKAHIDYERIITLVLFAGAIFLEIYAVIVLLSSSWAMLWLSKRKNWKVDLLHRSISCFQRCFKLSHTKRWSNLVSQFNLISFCLKDEPVRCIKIQKFLRIYQFFEKSYYQHTQTVPGELKKLIFEQLLEKSGDAKDTKACKKLCANRGDRVLDKWNCHSIAWSTEIRFEDTCAEAREVLQERKYISDRDQVLEVILRVKTDVLPSEVKGDRSKSVLFDARRLAKSIESLEREKKWSKEEKWEMMSHVWVEMLCHAASQCRGFHHAKQLSRGGELLTHVWFLMAHLGITEQFQISQGHARAKLILS; translated from the exons ATGAAGTCATATGATATGATTCCGGATCTGACAAAAGCAGTCTGGAATGTATTGGAACTTAGACTTCTGGTTTTAATCAGTTTCTTCTTGCAAGTATTCCTAATAGTTTTTGGCAACCGAAGAAAATGCATAGCCGATGCAAGGCTACAAGTCAGTGTCTGGTTGACCTATCTCTCAGCTGATTGGATTGCCACTGTTGCACTGGGAATGCTTTCCAAAGACAGCAAAAATCCTGAAAATGACCCCAACTTCATAATTATGGCCATTTGGGCACCCTTCCTTCTTGTACATCTTGGTGGCCCTGACACAATCACTGCCTACTCCCTAGAGGATAATGAGCTATATCTACGACACTTCCTTGGGTTATTGTACCAGCTATCAGTAGCAGGTTATGTTGTTTACATTTCATGGAATGGCAACAAGCTTAATTATGTTACCATTCCAGTTATGGTGGCAGGAATAATCAAATATGCAGAGAGGACTTGGTCCTTGTGGTTGGGAAGCAGCCAAAAGTTCAGAAAATCCATTCTCCCTCCTCCGGACCCAGGACCAAATTATGCCAAATTCATGGATGACTACACTGCAAAAAAAGCTGAAGGATACAAAGTTAAATTAAAGGTTGAACCTACTTCCATAGTATTGGATCATTCTCCAGGGGCAATAGCAAATCACAATGTAGCAGATGCTTCTTCTTTACACGATGGATTCTATTTCTTTACAATTTTTGAGCGGCTATTTGCAGATCTCATCCTTAGCATTCAAGACCACCAAAACAGCCAACATTTCTTTAAGAACATATCAtggaatgatgcatttcaagtgATTGAGGTTGAGCTTGGATTGATGTATGATAAGCTATATACAAAGGCAGTGGTAACATACTCTCGCCTAGGCTTTTTCCTCAAATTTGTGAGCACTTTCTGCACACTCTCTGCATTTGTTACATTTTGCTGTCTGATACATAAAGCACACATAGATTATGAGCGGATTATTACTTTGGTGCTTTTCGCTGGGGCTATTTTTCTTGAGATATATGCGGTCATTGTTTTACTTTCTTCGAGTTGGGCAATGCTTTGGTTAAGCAAGCGTAAGAATTGGAAAGTGGATCTTCTCCACAGGTCCATCTCATGTTTTCAAAGATGTTTTAAACTCTCGCACACCAAGAGGTGGTCTAATCTTGTGTCACAATTCAATCTCATTAGTTTTTGCTTGAAAGATGAGCCAGTCAGATGCATCAAAATCCAGAAATTCCTTCGCATCTATCAGTTTTTCGAGAAGTCTTACTACCAACACACACAAACTGTCCCCGGGGAATTGAAAAAACTCATATTTGAACAGCTTTTGGAGAAGTCTGGGGATGCAAAAGATACCAAAGCATGTAAAAAATTATGCGCTAACAGGGGTGATAGAGTTCTTGACAAGTGGAACTGCCATTCCATTGCCTGGAGCACTGAG ATCAGATTTGAAGACACATGTGCGGAGGCCAGAGAAGTTTTGCAAGAAAGGAAGTACATATCAGACAGAGATCAAGTTTTGGAAGTGATACTGAGAGTGAAGACAGATGTTCTACCATCAGAGGTTAAAGGAGATAGAAGCAAGTCTGTGCTGTTTGATGCACGTAGGCTTGCTAAATCGATAGAGTctttagaaagagaaaagaaatggTCGAAAGAAGAGAAATGGGAAATGATGAGTCATGTTTGGGTGGAGATGCTGTGTCATGCAGCAAGCCAGTGTAGAGGGTTTCATCACGCCAAACAGCTTAGCCGAGGTGGCGAGTTGCTTACCCATGTCTGGTTTTTAATGGCTCATTTAGGTATAACTGAACAGTTTCAGATTTCACAAGGTCACGCAAGGGCAAAATTGATTCTGAGTTAA